From Dasypus novemcinctus isolate mDasNov1 chromosome 19, mDasNov1.1.hap2, whole genome shotgun sequence, a single genomic window includes:
- the REXO1 gene encoding RNA exonuclease 1 homolog isoform X2 codes for MLRSTGFFRAIDCPYWAGAPGGPCRRPYCHFRHRGARVPGSPGGGGAASPAAGLGYDPYNPELPKPPAQRENGVLGRGDEARADTLELELVNQAIEAVRSEVELEQRRYRELLQTAREYSAGEAALEEAAFPLALEPAPGGCGGPHAQAPAYQPTPLAPPAVPGSKYSLASPDRSQGKAAGGGGLEYVPKAVTQPRRYGRPAPSSKYVVDNSKPSTDLEYDPLSNFSARLLGHTSPRDERAPKRPRAPRSSEPCTPALKKHCDPFGGYDAQFSDSEDDAAAPGDGPATASPPKSQAGPESQAPRKPPSAEGAEEGSLRETKEMAVQCDVGDLRQPPAGVNGGPPAKPVSPARAPQEQPGGEQRLGGPKEGRSKKQQRGEPPPPGSKAAIRKKGKGRDRDRGRPGKKPCTDQRGPRAGSPQHAPGRPERTKHRPPAAIPGAGSGSRGPGQRPSPMGGAPGPQESQPPVAGPAPVGQPGRTGGRASLPGKLAERKARSLDEGGAQDAPKLKRRALSHADLFGDESEDEGPGPGARGRPPALPSLSSDSDSDSSLSLPGEQGPPSRPKAAPPGPTPPSPSPSSSSSEAGDVDYAALEKEVDFDSDPMEECLRIFNESTSVKTEHKGRLARQPPQEEKSEEPGRSGLTTLFPGQKRRIAHLATQRKEAELPGRGPAPPARPLTAQEVCYRRAQQVQETLCRLQAAQRPPEKPTPASRPVLVPAAGKKRRIAHVPSPRVASAPTGAKRALAASSSQPPRSAEPGGQPLKTRTLAGMASKTTTTAAPRRVAHSPSLQSLKKPIIPKEFGAKVPTVIRQRYLNLFIDECLKFCSSNQEAVEKALTEEKVAYDRSPSKNIYLSVAVNTLKKLRGLGPGSAPGLHKAGSRRVVSHEVVLGGRLAAKTSFSLSRPSSPRVDDLRGEPGCGQPRRRPVQPPQGVPADGGAAQGERLPLPAPRAPGGRRALHHRGEEAQGPLLQDLLPLRRRVPRVPLRPLHPRRGVLLPLGAAAPEPSGRRLGDSVHVLLGCHRLRRLPGRQATRAGRPQGQPRGLREDLREGALQGRLPRSLCPRL; via the exons GGCTCGGCTATGACCCCTACAACCCCGAGCTGCCCAAGCCCCCTGCGCAGAGGGAGAATGGCGTCCTGGGCCGCGGGGACGAGGCCCGCGCGGACaccctggagctggagctggtcAACCAGGCCATCGAGGCCGTGCGCAGCGAGGTGGAGCTCGAGCAGAGGCGCTACCGGGAGCTGCTGCAGACCGCCAGGGAGTACAGTGCCGGCGAGGCCGCCCTGGAGGAGGCCGCCTTCCCGCTGGCCCTGGAGCCCGCCCCCGGGGGCTGCGGCGGCCCCCACGCCCAGGCCCCCGCCTACCAGCCCACCCCGCTGGCCCCCCCGGCCGTGCCGGGCAGCAAGTACTCGCTGGCGTCTCCTGACAGGAGCCAGGGCAAGGCTGCCGGGGGTGGCGGCCTGGAGTATGTCCCCAAGGCCGTGACCCAGCCCCGGAGGTACGGCCGCCCCGCGCCCAGCAGCAAGTACGTGGTGGACAACTCCAAGCCGTCCACGGACCTGGAGTACGACCCGCTGTCCAACTTCTCAGCCAGGCTGCTCGGCCACACCAGCCCCAGGGACGAGCGCGCCCCCAAGAGGCCCAGGGCCCCCCGCAGCAGCGAGCCCTGCACGCCGGCCCTCAAGAAGCACTGCGACCCCTTTGGCGGCTACGACGCCCAGTTCTCAGACTCCGAGGACGATGCTGCAGCTCCGGGCGATGGACCTGCCACCGCCAGCCCCCCGAAATCCCAGGCGGGCCCTGAGAGCCAGgcgcccaggaagcctccctccGCGGAGGGCGCCGAGGAGGGCAGCCTGCGGGAGACAAAGGAGATGGCCGTCCAGTGTGACGTGGGGGACCTCAGGCAGCCCCCGGCAGGTGTGAACGGGGGGCCCCCCGCAAAGCCCGTCTCCCCAGCCAGGGCCCCGCAGGAGCAGCCGGGCGGCGAGCAGAGGCTGGGCGGCCCCAAGGAGGGCCGGTCCAAGAAGCAGCAGCGTGGGGAGCCACCGCCCCCTGGCTCCAAGGCCGCCATCCGCAAGAAAGGCAAGGGCCGCGACAGGGACCGTGGGAGGCCAGGCAAGAAGCCCTGCACGGACCAGAGGGGCCCGAGGGCCGGCAGCCCCCAGCACGCGCCTGGGAGGCCGGAGCGGACCAAGCACAGGCCACCTGCAGCCATTCCGGGGGCCGGCTCCGGGAGCAGGGGGCCAGGCCAGCGGCCGAGCCCCATGGGCGGGGCCCCGGGGCCCCAGGAGTCCCAGCCGCCGGTGGCCGGCCCGGCCCCCGTCGGCCAGCCGGGCAGGACGGGGGGCAGGGCCTCCCTGCCCGGGAAGCTGGCCGAGCGGAAGGCCCGCTCCCTGGACGAGGGCGGTGCCCAGGATGCCCCCAAGCTGAAGAGGCGGGCGCTGAGCCACGCTGACCTCTTCGGGGACGAGAGCGAGGACGAGGGCCcggggcccggggcgcggggccggccgCCCGCCCTCCCCAGCCTGAGCTCCGACTCGGACTCAGACTCCAGCCTCAGCCTCCCCGGGGAGCAGGGCCCGCCCTCACGCCCCAAGGCCGCGCCCCCAGGCCCCacgcccccctccccctctccctcctcctcctcctcggagGCAGGGGACGTGGACTACGCGGCCCTGGAGAAGGAGGTGGACTTCGACTCGGACCCCATGGAGGAGTGCCTGCGCATCTTCAACGAGTCCACGAGCGTGAAGACGGAGCATAAGGGCCGGCTGGCTCGCCAG ccgccccaggaagagaagagcgAGGAGCCCGGGCGCTCGGGCCTGACCACGCTGTTTCCAGGGCAGAAGAGGAGAATTGCTCACCTGGCCACGCAGCGCAAGGAG GCGGAGCTCCCggggagaggcccggcgcccCCAGCCCGGCCGCTGACCGCCCAGGAAGTGTGCTACCGACGGGCCCAGCAGGTGCAGGAGACCCTCTGCAGGCTCCAGGCCGCCCAGCGGCCGCCTGAGAAGCCCACCCCCGCCTCCCGCCCTGTCCTCGTCCCCGCCGCTGGCAAGAAGAGGAGGATCGCCCACGTCCCCAGCCCCCGCGTGGCTTCCG CCCCCACGGGCGCCAAGAGGGCCCTCGCCGCCAGCAGCAGCCAGCCCCCGCGCAGCGCCGAGCCCGGCGGCCAGCCACTGAAGACCCGCACGCTGGCAGGAATGGCCTCCAAGACCACTACCACCGCCGCCCCCAGGCGCGTCGCTCACAGCCCGTCTCTACAG AGTCTAAAGAAGCCCATTATCCCGAAAGAGTTTGGGGCCAAAGTCCCCACCGTCATTCGCCAGCGGTACCTCAACCTGTTTATCGACGAGTGTCTCAAGTTCTGCTCCTCCAACCAGGAGGCCGTCGAGAAG GCGCTGACCGAGGAGAAGGTGGCCTATGACCGCAGCCCCAGCAAGAACATCTACCTGAGCGTGGCGGTCAACACCCTCAAGAAGCTGCGCGGGCTGGGCCCCGGCTCGGCGCCCGGCCTCCACA AAGCCGGCAGCCGGAGGGTCGTGTCCCACGAGGTGGTGCTGGGGGGCAGGCTGGCCGCCAAGACCAGCTTCTCCCTCAGCCGCCCGAGCAGCCCGCGGGTGGACGACCTGCGAGGTGAGCCCGGCTGCGGCCAGCCCAG GCGCCGCCCTGTACAGCCGCCTCAGGGAGTACCTGCTGACGGAGGAGCAGCTCAAGGAGAACGGCTACCCCTTCCCGCACCCCGAGCGCCCGGGGGGCGCCGTGCTCTTCACCACCGAGGAGAAGAGGCCCAAGGACC CCTCCTGCAGGATCTGCTGCCGCTGCGGCGCCGAGTACCTCGTGTCCCCCTCCGGCCGCTGCACCCGCGACGAGGAGTGCTGCTACCACTGGGGGCGGCTGCGCCGGAACCGAG TGGCCGGAGGCTGGGAGACTCAGTACACGTGCTGCTCGGCTGCCATCGGCTCCGGCGGCTGCCAGGTCGCCAAG CAACACGTGCAGGACGGCCGCAAGGACAACCTCGAGGGCTTCGTGAGGACCTTCGAGAAGGAGCTCTCCAAGGACGCCTGCCCCGGAGTCTATGCCCTCGACTGTGA
- the REXO1 gene encoding RNA exonuclease 1 homolog isoform X1 — protein sequence MLRSTGFFRAIDCPYWAGAPGGPCRRPYCHFRHRGARVPGSPGGGGAASPAAGLGYDPYNPELPKPPAQRENGVLGRGDEARADTLELELVNQAIEAVRSEVELEQRRYRELLQTAREYSAGEAALEEAAFPLALEPAPGGCGGPHAQAPAYQPTPLAPPAVPGSKYSLASPDRSQGKAAGGGGLEYVPKAVTQPRRYGRPAPSSKYVVDNSKPSTDLEYDPLSNFSARLLGHTSPRDERAPKRPRAPRSSEPCTPALKKHCDPFGGYDAQFSDSEDDAAAPGDGPATASPPKSQAGPESQAPRKPPSAEGAEEGSLRETKEMAVQCDVGDLRQPPAGVNGGPPAKPVSPARAPQEQPGGEQRLGGPKEGRSKKQQRGEPPPPGSKAAIRKKGKGRDRDRGRPGKKPCTDQRGPRAGSPQHAPGRPERTKHRPPAAIPGAGSGSRGPGQRPSPMGGAPGPQESQPPVAGPAPVGQPGRTGGRASLPGKLAERKARSLDEGGAQDAPKLKRRALSHADLFGDESEDEGPGPGARGRPPALPSLSSDSDSDSSLSLPGEQGPPSRPKAAPPGPTPPSPSPSSSSSEAGDVDYAALEKEVDFDSDPMEECLRIFNESTSVKTEHKGRLARQPPQEEKSEEPGRSGLTTLFPGQKRRIAHLATQRKEAELPGRGPAPPARPLTAQEVCYRRAQQVQETLCRLQAAQRPPEKPTPASRPVLVPAAGKKRRIAHVPSPRVASAPTGAKRALAASSSQPPRSAEPGGQPLKTRTLAGMASKTTTTAAPRRVAHSPSLQSLKKPIIPKEFGAKVPTVIRQRYLNLFIDECLKFCSSNQEAVEKALTEEKVAYDRSPSKNIYLSVAVNTLKKLRGLGPGSAPGLHKAGSRRVVSHEVVLGGRLAAKTSFSLSRPSSPRVDDLRGAALYSRLREYLLTEEQLKENGYPFPHPERPGGAVLFTTEEKRPKDPSCRICCRCGAEYLVSPSGRCTRDEECCYHWGRLRRNRVAGGWETQYTCCSAAIGSGGCQVAKQHVQDGRKDNLEGFVRTFEKELSKDACPGVYALDCEMSYTTYGLELTRVTVVDTDMHVVYDTFVKPDNEVVDYNTRFSGVTEADLADTSITLRDVQAVLLSMLSADSILIGHSLESDLLALKVLHRTVVDTAVVFPHRLGLPYKRSLRNLMADYLRQIIQDSVDGHSSSEDASACMRLMVWKIREDAKTQR from the exons GGCTCGGCTATGACCCCTACAACCCCGAGCTGCCCAAGCCCCCTGCGCAGAGGGAGAATGGCGTCCTGGGCCGCGGGGACGAGGCCCGCGCGGACaccctggagctggagctggtcAACCAGGCCATCGAGGCCGTGCGCAGCGAGGTGGAGCTCGAGCAGAGGCGCTACCGGGAGCTGCTGCAGACCGCCAGGGAGTACAGTGCCGGCGAGGCCGCCCTGGAGGAGGCCGCCTTCCCGCTGGCCCTGGAGCCCGCCCCCGGGGGCTGCGGCGGCCCCCACGCCCAGGCCCCCGCCTACCAGCCCACCCCGCTGGCCCCCCCGGCCGTGCCGGGCAGCAAGTACTCGCTGGCGTCTCCTGACAGGAGCCAGGGCAAGGCTGCCGGGGGTGGCGGCCTGGAGTATGTCCCCAAGGCCGTGACCCAGCCCCGGAGGTACGGCCGCCCCGCGCCCAGCAGCAAGTACGTGGTGGACAACTCCAAGCCGTCCACGGACCTGGAGTACGACCCGCTGTCCAACTTCTCAGCCAGGCTGCTCGGCCACACCAGCCCCAGGGACGAGCGCGCCCCCAAGAGGCCCAGGGCCCCCCGCAGCAGCGAGCCCTGCACGCCGGCCCTCAAGAAGCACTGCGACCCCTTTGGCGGCTACGACGCCCAGTTCTCAGACTCCGAGGACGATGCTGCAGCTCCGGGCGATGGACCTGCCACCGCCAGCCCCCCGAAATCCCAGGCGGGCCCTGAGAGCCAGgcgcccaggaagcctccctccGCGGAGGGCGCCGAGGAGGGCAGCCTGCGGGAGACAAAGGAGATGGCCGTCCAGTGTGACGTGGGGGACCTCAGGCAGCCCCCGGCAGGTGTGAACGGGGGGCCCCCCGCAAAGCCCGTCTCCCCAGCCAGGGCCCCGCAGGAGCAGCCGGGCGGCGAGCAGAGGCTGGGCGGCCCCAAGGAGGGCCGGTCCAAGAAGCAGCAGCGTGGGGAGCCACCGCCCCCTGGCTCCAAGGCCGCCATCCGCAAGAAAGGCAAGGGCCGCGACAGGGACCGTGGGAGGCCAGGCAAGAAGCCCTGCACGGACCAGAGGGGCCCGAGGGCCGGCAGCCCCCAGCACGCGCCTGGGAGGCCGGAGCGGACCAAGCACAGGCCACCTGCAGCCATTCCGGGGGCCGGCTCCGGGAGCAGGGGGCCAGGCCAGCGGCCGAGCCCCATGGGCGGGGCCCCGGGGCCCCAGGAGTCCCAGCCGCCGGTGGCCGGCCCGGCCCCCGTCGGCCAGCCGGGCAGGACGGGGGGCAGGGCCTCCCTGCCCGGGAAGCTGGCCGAGCGGAAGGCCCGCTCCCTGGACGAGGGCGGTGCCCAGGATGCCCCCAAGCTGAAGAGGCGGGCGCTGAGCCACGCTGACCTCTTCGGGGACGAGAGCGAGGACGAGGGCCcggggcccggggcgcggggccggccgCCCGCCCTCCCCAGCCTGAGCTCCGACTCGGACTCAGACTCCAGCCTCAGCCTCCCCGGGGAGCAGGGCCCGCCCTCACGCCCCAAGGCCGCGCCCCCAGGCCCCacgcccccctccccctctccctcctcctcctcctcggagGCAGGGGACGTGGACTACGCGGCCCTGGAGAAGGAGGTGGACTTCGACTCGGACCCCATGGAGGAGTGCCTGCGCATCTTCAACGAGTCCACGAGCGTGAAGACGGAGCATAAGGGCCGGCTGGCTCGCCAG ccgccccaggaagagaagagcgAGGAGCCCGGGCGCTCGGGCCTGACCACGCTGTTTCCAGGGCAGAAGAGGAGAATTGCTCACCTGGCCACGCAGCGCAAGGAG GCGGAGCTCCCggggagaggcccggcgcccCCAGCCCGGCCGCTGACCGCCCAGGAAGTGTGCTACCGACGGGCCCAGCAGGTGCAGGAGACCCTCTGCAGGCTCCAGGCCGCCCAGCGGCCGCCTGAGAAGCCCACCCCCGCCTCCCGCCCTGTCCTCGTCCCCGCCGCTGGCAAGAAGAGGAGGATCGCCCACGTCCCCAGCCCCCGCGTGGCTTCCG CCCCCACGGGCGCCAAGAGGGCCCTCGCCGCCAGCAGCAGCCAGCCCCCGCGCAGCGCCGAGCCCGGCGGCCAGCCACTGAAGACCCGCACGCTGGCAGGAATGGCCTCCAAGACCACTACCACCGCCGCCCCCAGGCGCGTCGCTCACAGCCCGTCTCTACAG AGTCTAAAGAAGCCCATTATCCCGAAAGAGTTTGGGGCCAAAGTCCCCACCGTCATTCGCCAGCGGTACCTCAACCTGTTTATCGACGAGTGTCTCAAGTTCTGCTCCTCCAACCAGGAGGCCGTCGAGAAG GCGCTGACCGAGGAGAAGGTGGCCTATGACCGCAGCCCCAGCAAGAACATCTACCTGAGCGTGGCGGTCAACACCCTCAAGAAGCTGCGCGGGCTGGGCCCCGGCTCGGCGCCCGGCCTCCACA AAGCCGGCAGCCGGAGGGTCGTGTCCCACGAGGTGGTGCTGGGGGGCAGGCTGGCCGCCAAGACCAGCTTCTCCCTCAGCCGCCCGAGCAGCCCGCGGGTGGACGACCTGCGAG GCGCCGCCCTGTACAGCCGCCTCAGGGAGTACCTGCTGACGGAGGAGCAGCTCAAGGAGAACGGCTACCCCTTCCCGCACCCCGAGCGCCCGGGGGGCGCCGTGCTCTTCACCACCGAGGAGAAGAGGCCCAAGGACC CCTCCTGCAGGATCTGCTGCCGCTGCGGCGCCGAGTACCTCGTGTCCCCCTCCGGCCGCTGCACCCGCGACGAGGAGTGCTGCTACCACTGGGGGCGGCTGCGCCGGAACCGAG TGGCCGGAGGCTGGGAGACTCAGTACACGTGCTGCTCGGCTGCCATCGGCTCCGGCGGCTGCCAGGTCGCCAAG CAACACGTGCAGGACGGCCGCAAGGACAACCTCGAGGGCTTCGTGAGGACCTTCGAGAAGGAGCTCTCCAAGGACGCCTGCCCCGGAGTCTATGCCCTCGACTGTGAGATG TCCTACACCACCTACGGCCTGGAGCTGACGCGCGTCACCGTGGTGGACACCGACATGCACGTCGTCTACGACACCTTCGTCAAGCCCGACAACGAGGTGGTCGACTACAACACCAG GTTCTCCGGCGTGACCGAGGCGGACCTCGCGGACACGAGCATCACGCTGCGCGACGTGCAGGCCGTCCTGCTGAGCATGCTCAGCGCGGACTCCATCCTCATCGGGCACAGCCTGGAGAGCGACCTGCTGGCCCTCAAG GTCCTCCACCGCACCGTGGTGGACACTGCTGTGGTCTTCCCGCACCGCCTCGGCCTCCCCTACAAGCGCTCCCTGCGGAACCTCATGGCCGACTACCTCAGGCAGATCATCCAGGACAGCG TGGACGGGCACAGCTCCAGCGAGGACGCCAGCGCCTGCATGCGCCTGATGGTCTGGAAGATCCGCGAAGACGCCAAGACGCAGCGATGA